From Brassica oleracea var. oleracea cultivar TO1000 chromosome C3, BOL, whole genome shotgun sequence, a single genomic window includes:
- the LOC106332548 gene encoding probable LRR receptor-like serine/threonine-protein kinase At1g29720 has product MGVVFSALVLFFTIITSFSSTLTTSASPALHPDELKALGEIATTLGIKRLNLSDGDPCLLKTLKLGVVSNPDSDVENIILCDCSFNNNMTCHIIELILKSVSLSGKLPPELAKLQHLQKINLCRNYLSGSIPMEWASMPNLTSISFCANRLSGPLPPGLQNFKSLKFLGVEANQFSGPIPDELGNMINLTGLELASNQFTGSLPSSLARLVNLEKFRISENNFSGTIPEYIGNWSRLTRLDLQASGLKGPFPDAVARLENLTNLFISDMTGINSFPNISSQAIKDLVLRNVSMSGKIPSYIWSKPNLRSLDLSFNKLTGEVLGINPVPKFTYLTGNMLSGEIKSGVYLNSRSNIDLSYNNFSLPFSCQERSNINTYRSSSLKNTLTGLLPCAGPITCKHYKRSLHINCGGETVTVTNSIGKITYQADNSDQVKAATNQHFKNWGISNTGDFMDDNRDEDTYIISTSLTLPGDSPDLYKTARRSALSLVYYAFCLENGEYNLKLHFMEIQFSDQELYSRLGRRIFDVYVQGKLFLRDFNIRQEANGTLKSIVKELKAVNVTDHKLEIWLYWAGKGTTLIPKRGNYGPLISAISLCHSLEQHCGVEKTKHHINYPLIFGVTGPLVAIIFLGLGIFYAHRKFRQGKKKRERDLRARGLQTVCFTWRQLQAATNDFDEANKLGEGGFGSVFKGELPDGTIIAVKQLSSKSCQGNREFVNEIGMISGLNHPNLVKLYGCCVEKDQLLLVYEYMENNSLALALSGKSSLKLDWAARKKICVGIAKGLEFLHEGAAMRMIHRDIKTPNVLLDADLSAKISDFGLARLHEEEHTHISTKIAGTIGYMAPEYALMGHLTEKADVYSFGVVAMEIVSGKSNTTQKGSDDNALLIKWAMTLQQKGDIMEIVDPKLEGEFNSLEAERMIKVALVCTNATPSLRPLMSEAVKMLEGEMEIPQIMSGPAVYGHDLNFSKLMEMQESTSMSCYGLSPFNQESATSNSTAEFSS; this is encoded by the exons ATGGGGGTTGTCTTCTCGGCTCTCGTTCTGTTCTTCACCATCATCACAAGTTTTTCCTCCACTCTAACAACATCCGCTTCACCAGCTCTCCATCCAGATGAAT TGAAAGCGCTTGGGGAGATAGCTACTACACTTGGAATCAAGAGACTCAACCTAAGTGATGGAGATCCTTGCCTTTTAAAAACTCTTAAACTCGGTGTTGTTTCGAATCCGGATTCGGATGTGGAAAACATTATTCTTTGTGATTGTAGTTTCAACAACAACATGACATGTCATATTATAGAACT AATACTCAAGTCCGTAAGTCTTTCAGGGAAACTCCCGCCTGAGTTGGCCAAACTTCAGCATCTCCAGAAGAT AAACCTGTGCCGAAACTACCTTTCTGGCTCAATCCCAATGGAGTGGGCTTCAATGCCAAACCTCACTTCCAT CTCGTTCTGCGCAAATCGTTTGTCTGGGCCATTACCTCCTGGTTTACAAAACTTTAAGAGTCTAAAATTCCT AGGGGTTGAAGCCAACCAGTTCTCTGGTCCTATTCCTGATGAGCTTGGTAACATGATCAACCTAACAGGATT GGAACTTGCATCCAATCAATTTACAGGAAGCCTTCCTAGCTCTCTTGCTAGACTCGTAAATCTTGAGAAATT TAGGATAAGTGAAAATAACTTCAGTGGCACCATCCCAGAATATATTGGCAACTGGTCTCGGCTTACAAGGCT AGATCTACAAGCAAGTGGACTGAAAGGACCTTTTCCTGACGCAGTGGCCCGCCTAGAAAATCTTACCAATCT GTTTATTAGTGATATGACCGGGATAAACTCTTTTCCTAATATATCTAGCCAAGCCATCAAAGACCT GGTTTTGAGGAATGTGAGTATGTCTGGTAAAATTCCTTCTTACATTTGGAGTAAACCAAACTTGAGATCTCT TGATTTATCGTTTAACAAGTTGACCGGTGAAGTTCTTGGAATAAACCCAGTACCAAAATTTAC TTACTTGACTGGCAATATGCTTTCCGGGGAAATTAAATCTGGTGTTTACCTCAACAGCAGATCAAATAT TGACCTCTCTTATAACAATTTCTCATTGCCGTTTAGCTGCCAAGAAAGGAG TAACATTAATACATACCGGAGCTCATCCTTAAAGAACACTTT AACTGGTCTTCTTCCATGCGCTGGTCCAATCACTTGCAAGCACT ATAAGCGATCGCTACATATAAACTGTGGTGGGGAAACTGTGACTGTTACAAACTCTATTGGTAAAATCACTTATCAAGCTGATAACAGTGATCAGGTCAAAGCCGCTACAAATCAGCACTTCAAGAACTGGGGAATTAGCAACACTGGTGACTTTATGGATGATAATAGAGATGAAGATACGTACATCATTTCTACTAGTTTGACACTACCTGGAGATTCTCCTGATCTTTATAAGACTGCGCGTCGATCTGCTCTCTCTCTTGTTTATTATGCGTTTTGCTTGGAAAATGGAGAATATAATTTGAAACTTCATTTTATGGAGATTCAGTTTTCAGATCAAGAACTATATAGTCGTCTAGGTAGACGCATATTTGATGTCTATGTTCAG GGGAAATTGTTCTTGAGGGATTTTAACATCAGACAGGAGGCTAATGGCACTCTGAAGTCTATTGTGAAAGAACTGAAAGCTGTTAATGTGACGGATCATAAGTTAGAGATATGGTTGTATTGGGCGGGTAAAGGGACAACACTCATACCCAAAAGAGGAAACTATGGTCCTCTTATCTCTGCAATCTCCTTGTGCCACA GCCTGGAGCAACATTGTGGAG TGGAGAAAACCAAACATCACATCAATTATCCACTAATTTTTGGGGTAACGGGTCCCTTGGTAGCAATTATTTTCTTGGGTTTGGGAATATTCTATGCTCACAGAAAATTCAGACAGGGCAAGAAAAAGAGAGAAAGAG ACTTGAGAGCACGGGGTCTGCAAACTGTTTGCTTTACATGGAGGCAACTGCAAGCTGCAACTAATGATTTTGATGAAGCCAACAAACTTGGAGAAGGAGGTTTCGGTTCTGTATTCAAA GGAGAGCTGCCAGATGGAACTATCATAGCAGTGAAGCAGCTTTCTTCCAAGTCATGCCAAGGAAACCGTGAGTTTGTGAATGAGATAGGCATGATCTCTGGTCTGAATCATCCAAACCTTGTCAAGCTTTATGGATGCTGTGTCGAAAAGGATCAATTGCTACTTGTGTATGAGTACATGGAAAACAACTCCCTTGCTCTTGCTTTGTCTG GAAAGAGCTCCTTGAAACTGGACTGGGCAGCAAGAAAGAAAATCTGTGTGGGAATCGCAAAAGGGCTTGAATTTCTCCATGAAGGAGCTGCGATGAGAATGATTCACCGTGACATAAAAACTCCCAATGTGCTTTTAGATGCCGACCTTAGTGCAAAGATATCTGACTTTGGATTGGCTAGGCTCCACGAAGAAGAACACACTCACATTAGCACCAAGATTGCAGGAACCAT CGGATATATGGCTCCAGAATATGCTTTAATGGGTCATTTGACCGAGAAAGCAGATGTGTACAGCTTTGGGGTTGTGGCAATGGAGATTGTTAGTGGGAAGAGTAATACAACACAAAAGGGAAGCGATGACAATGCCCTACTTATTAAATGG GCCATGACACTGCAACAGAAAGGGGACATAATGGAGATTGTAGATCCGAAGCTCGAAGGTGAGTTCAACAGCCTAGAAGCAGAGAGGATGATCAAAGTTGCTCTTGTTTGCACAAATGCAACTCCTTCTTTACGTCCACTCATGTCAGAGGCTGTGAAAATGCTGGAGGGGGAGATGGAAATTCCACAGATTATGTCAGGTCCTGCCGTGTATGGACATGATTTGAACTTTTCAAAGCTGATGGAGATGCAAGAGTCAACATCCATGTCTTGCTATGGTCTGTCCCCATTTAATCAAGAATCAGCCACCTCAAACTCCACAGCAGAGTTTTCTTCTTAG